A window of Mytilus edulis chromosome 10, xbMytEdul2.2, whole genome shotgun sequence contains these coding sequences:
- the LOC139491048 gene encoding myb-like protein D — translation MYQRNSALDVKGLQVMPVEKGTNRHSNHKAIIDSVWCENCKDREFANIGTCVISKSVNQNMTNSEKSGNEGIFLDSIRCSSGKVHELSCVGTADHSGSKGEQNKKDQMDNSENKGEKRKKPGTTSKDKSRQLSKNILLETTKKQLQNISNDTEDMSAEKKKKKTKNHKKERRELISSEQNVKFAEILRKRLECELARRNDNHVVDIYTTVCKDKKEGIKEKGKLEIDMKNDLSKHKTSKDVKTDTVSTTNTMKTDHSNERYTNKDNESKQTPKSENQMHVKDRNTHRSENESKSANKMHVKDRNTHRSENESKSANKMHVKDRNTHRSENESKSANKIHVKDQNTHLSEGEMESANKMHIKDRHTHRSKNEPESANKMHVKDRNTHRSENEKQSNSKANNNSEDTPVKDIYKQPRKPTRIKSNKYFNLRYDSDHDENEGRPRKSSQYNPFPVNEMINGKFHRANSTKTFHSSSEQRHVYRSVSNASVFSSSIEVTEESPANLYSSYQNILFHSHTKDELHWRMRKKHQFSDVSDRVDQNEGVPNEPKVNSNKNRMTYNTSKDNMTKTNANVSNPTEKNRREHISRVPKPKYNAWTIESSNEQEAKVDAKNNKFREKVIKAARHPQNRCFYSEDDDKDLVLIMVQNEFQKQYQRIKEVRMKNELNQKDRQQEQNESDNRNIKNVKKESKDPFRDRSKNCSAYKDDTGVNLISKESDELQRLKVDTAKREKTAKKSKFMNETVDRVPSKKTEDSTEDSNDENKDVSASMVHEFKKEQDKFEEKKDVLQSIVDIHDIGVNVAPPHHAHQKVEKYFRVPSKKDCNKVVRVGGGWSDINDYYKRHVPVTRREYNRSSNYKGRSYLSFQSHYKCPPKLKHHSKVKNSATKKATLN, via the exons ATGTACCAAAGAAATTCTGCACTTGACGTAAAAGGATTACAAGTAATGCCAGTAGAAAAAGGAACAAATCGACATTCAAATCATAAAGCTATTATTGATTCAGTTTGGTGTGAAAATTGTAAAGATAGGGAGTTCGCGAATATTGGAACATGTGTAATATCAAAATCAGTAAACCAAAATATGACGAATAGTGAAAAGTCGGGAAACGAGGGAATATTTCTTGATAGTATTCGTTGCAGCAGTGGCAAAGTTCATGAACTATCATGCGTTGGAACTGCTGATCACTCAGGTTCAAAAGGAGAACAAAACAAGAAAGACCAAATGGATAATTCAGAAAACAAgggagaaaaaagaaaaaaacccggGACTACTTCAAAAGATAAATCTCGCCAactttctaaaaatattttattagaaactacaaaaaaacaattgcaaaatATATCAAACGATACAGAAGATATGTCAGctgagaaaaagaaaaagaaaactaaaaaccaTAAAAAGGAAAGGAGAGAGTTAATTAGTTCGGAACAAAATGTGAAATTTGCTGAAATACTCAGAAAGCGACTTGAATGTGAATTGGCTAGACGAAATGACAATCATGTTGTTGATATTTACACAACTGTTTGTAAGGATAAAAAGGAAGGCATCAAGGAAAAAGGCAAATTGGAAATAGATATGAAAAACGATTTATCTAAACACAAAACATCAAAAGACGTAAAGACTGATACAGTATCGACAACGAACACAATGAAAACAGACCATAGCAACGAACGTTATACAAATAAGGATAATGAGAGTAAGCAGACGCCTAAATCGGAAAATCAAATGCATGTTAAAGATAGAAACACACATCGTAGTGAAAATGAGTCGAAATCCGCAAACAAAATGCATGTTAAAGATAGAAACACACATCGTAGTGAAAATGAGTCGAAATCCGCAAACAAAATGCATGTTAAAGATAGAAACACACATCGTAGTGAAAATGAGTCGAAATCcgcaaacaaaatacatgttaaagatCAAAACACACATCTTAGTGAAGGTGAGATGGAATCCgcaaacaaaatgcatattaaagATAGACACACACATCGTAGTAAAAATGAGCCTGAATCCGCAAACAAAATGCATGTTAAAGATAGAAACACACATCGTAGTGAAAATGAAAAGCAGTCAAACAGTAAAGCCAACAACAATTCCGAAGACACACCTGTCAAAGATATCTATAAACAACCAAGGAAACCAACACGTATAAAATcgaacaaatattttaatttaagatacGATTCTGATCATGACGAAAATGAAGGTAGGCCAAGAAAATCCTCTCAATATAATCCGTTTCCTGTTAATGAAATGATAAACGGAAAATTTCATCGAGCAAATTCTACTAAAACGTTCCATTCTTCATCAGAACAACGACATGTGTACAGGTCAGTGTCTAATGCATCTGTTTTCTCAAGCTCAATAGAGGTAACTGAAGAGTCTCCAGCAAATTTGTATTCTTCTTATCAAAATATTCTCTTTCACTCACACACAAAAGATGAATTGCATTGGCGTATGCGGAAGAAGCACCAGTTTTCTGACGTTTCTGATCGAGTCGACCAAAATGAAGGGGTGCCAAATGAACCAAAAGTAAATTCTAACAAAAATCGCATGACTTATAACACTAGTAAAGACAATATGACAAAAACGAACGCTAATGTAAGCAACCCCACTGAAAAAAATAGAAGAGAACATATTTCACGAGTGCCTAAGCCAAAATACAATGCCTGGACTATAGAATCGTCAAACGAACAAGAAGCAAAGGTAGATGCAAAGAACAATAAATTCAGGGAGAAAGTAATTAAAGCAGCACGCCATCCTCAAAATCGTTGCTTTTATTCAGAGGATGACGATAAAGACTTAGTATTAATAATGGTACAAAATGAATTTCAAAAACAGTACCAAAGAATAAAAGAAGTTCGTATGAAGAATGAGCTAAACCAAAAAGACAGGCAACAAGAACAAAACGAATCCGACAATAGAAATATAAAGAATGTAAAAAAGGAATCCAAAGACCCATTTCGGGACCGTAGCAAAAATTGTAGTGCCTATAAAGATGATACAGGTGTTAATTTGATCAGCAAAGAAAGTGACGAATTGCAAAGGTTAAAAGTTGATACTGCGAAAAGGGAAAAAACTGCAAAGAAGAGCAAATTCATGAACGAAACAGTAGATAGAGTTCCAAGTAAAAAGACCGAAGATTCAACAGAGGATTCGAATGATGAAAATAAAGATGTGTCTGCTTCAATGGTACACGAATTCAAGAAAGAACAAGACAAATTTGAGGAAAAGAAAGATGTTTTACAGTCCATCGTTGATATACACGATATTGGTGTTAATGTTGCGCCTCCACATCACGCACACCAAAAGGTGGAAAAATATTTCAGAGTACCGTCAAAG AAAGATTGCAACAAAGTGGTAAGGGTAGGTGGCGGATGGAGTGATATTAACGACTACTACAAAAGACATGTGCCAGTTACAAGGAGAGAATATAACAGGTCTAGCAACTATAAAGGACGATCATACCTTAGTTTCCAGTCACATTACAAATGTCCTCCAAAACTCAAGCATCATTCAAAAGTTAAAAATTCTGCCACTAAAAAAGCTACATTGAATTAA
- the LOC139492740 gene encoding probable WRKY transcription factor protein 1: MKKKSGKYEQSKNEGYLGVMCCTSGNVQEPSCLRTVEHSDIKEVGQNNNNNSADHKDKERGKSMSSSKDECRHSNVSLINRVQPTKDIFQTSETIEEHPENLENVLNDTDYVSRNIKKKKKKKTKIRSKEENNFEHAKFAEILIKRLEDVLAKQNTNQDPGSKEKQTADINRTVTKDSKEGLILKRNNSVKEVRNASNTNKRNTHVQFNNGKTTYSTGKDTYKESNARKADEKRRMQKSPNVLHVKDRSFQNQIQIHRQIKPKITYEDCIVFGGREELQKPSHIQSNKYFIIKYDSDHEENEERPKNFSRYNPFLDNVNEMKNGKFYRANSTKQCHAIPKRTGRIFRIAN, from the coding sequence ATGAAGAAGAAAAGTGGAAAGTATGAACAATCGAAAAACGAGGGATATCTTGGTGTTATGTGTTGTACCAGTGGGAATGTGCAGGAACCATCTTGCTTAAGAACTGTTGAACACTCAGATATAAAGGAAGTAGgtcaaaacaacaacaataatagtgCAGATCACAAGGATAAAGAACGTGGAAAGTCAATGTCTAGCTCAAAAGACGAATGTCGTCATAGTAATGTAAGTTTGATTAATCGTGTACAACCtacaaaagatatttttcaaaCATCAGAAACTATTGAAGAGCACCctgaaaatttagaaaatgtattAAATGATACAGATTATGTGTCTAGAaacataaagaaaaagaaaaagaaaaaaactaaaatacgTAGCAAAGAGGAAAATAATTTCGAACATGCAAAATTTGCAGAAATACTTATCAAGAGGCTTGAAGATGTATTAGCTAAACAAAATACCAATCAAGACCCTGGGTCTAAAGAGAAACAAACAGCTGATATTAACAGGACTGTGACTAAAGACAGTAAGGAAGGCTTAATATTAAAACGCAACAATTCGGTGAAAGAAGTTAGAAACGCTTCCAATACAAACAAACGAAATACACATGTACAGTTTAATAACGGAAAGACAACATATTCAACAGGAAAAGATACTTACAAAGAATCGAATGCTAGAAAAGCGGATGAGAAAAGGAGAATGCAGAAATCGCCTAATGTATTACATGTTAAAGACCGatcatttcaaaatcaaattcaaatacaTCGGCAAATTAAACCGAAAATTACATACGAAGATTGTATTGTTTTTGGTGGGCGCGAAGAATTACAAAAGCCATCTCATATTCAATcgaacaaatatttcattataaaatacGATTCTGATCATGAAGAAAATGAAGAACGGCCAAAAAATTTCTCTCGATATAATCCGTTTCTTGACAAcgtaaatgaaatgaaaaatggaaaattttatCGAGCAAATTCTACTAAACAATGTCATGCTATCCCAAAACGAACTGGAAGGATTTTTAGGATTgcgaattaa